A single window of Montipora capricornis isolate CH-2021 chromosome 14, ASM3666992v2, whole genome shotgun sequence DNA harbors:
- the LOC138032572 gene encoding uncharacterized protein: MQLSREPLAPQELEKAERYWVKESQKTLQDRLKRGELQQLSPFTDENGIIRVGGRVDEALVSYETKHPAMLPRDHWISFLITRHFHQIGHAGVATTVAKIRTKFWIIRAHDLAKSVKFRCVCCREIEARTETQLMADLPRTRLEPFTPPFHHTACDYFGPFKVTISRKTATKHYGVIFTCMNTRAVHLELAVDYSTVEFMQTLRRFFTIRGQPALMMSDNGSQLVGAERELRQMIQGWNHKELKEFSAEKGMRWQFTTPGAPHQNGCAEALVKGAKKALKKAIGEQILTPFELYTCLLEVANLMNQRPIGRVPNDPDDGSYLCPNDMLLGRATSMVPQGPFRETRNPQHRVEFVQKIVDTFWRRWTRDVFPSLVPRKKWNAEKRTVRVDDIVIMEDSNSVRGNWTIGRIINVYPGRDGRVRNVKIKTATSEYKRPITKIVIIYPAEGYED; the protein is encoded by the coding sequence ATGCAATTGAGCCGTGAACCATTGGCGCCGCAAGAACTGGAGAAAGCCGAGAGGTACTGGGTCAAAGAAAGCCAGAAAACCCTCCAAGACCGCCTGAAGAGGGGAGAGCTCCAACAGCTGAGCCCGTTTACAGACGAAAACGGAATAATCAGAGTTGGAGGTCGAGTAGATGAAGCCTTAGTTTCTTATGAAACCAAACACCCTGCTATGCTTCCCCGGGACCACTGGATATCTTTTCTGATAACTCGACACTTCCATCAAATTGGACACGCTGGTGTAGCAACCACAGTAGCGAAGATAAGGACAAAGTTTTGGATCATAAGAGCTCATGATTTGGCCAAGTCCGTAAAGTTCCGATGCGTGTGCTGCAGAGAAATTGAAGCAAGAACTGAAACACAACTTATGGCTGACCTGCCCAGAACTCGCCTGGAACCGTTCACGCCCCCATTTCATCATACAGCATGTGATTACTTTGGACCATTCAAAGTGACGATAAGCCGGAAAACAGCCACCAAGCATTATGGAGTAATCTTTACCTGCATGAACACGAGAGCTGTACATCTGGAGCTGGCAGTAGATTATTCTACCGTTGAATTTATGCAGACGCTGAGACGATTCTTCACCATCAGAGGACAGCCTGCGCTGATGATGAGTGATAACGGTTCTCAACTTGTGGGCGCAGAACGTGAACTCAGACAGATGATCCAGGGGTGGAATCACAAAGAGCTAAAAGAATTTAGCGCCGAGAAAGGAATGAGATGGCAGTTTACTACGCCCGGAGCACCACATCAAAATGGCTGCGCAGAAGCATTAGTTAAAGGCGCCAAGAAAGCCCTAAAGAAAGCAATTGGTGAACAAATCCTGACGCCATTTGAACTATACACCTGTTTATTGGAAGTCGCTAACCTGATGAATCAACGCCCCATTGGTAGAGTTCCTAACGACCCGGATGACGGCTCGTATCTGTGTCCAAACGACATGCTCCTTGGACGAGCTACCTCAATGGTACCACAAGGACCGTTCAGAGAGACCAGGAACCCACAGCATAGAGTCGAATTCGTACAGAAGATAGTAGACACCTTCTGGAGACGTTGGACCCGAGACGTGTTCCCGTCGTTGGTCCCTAGAAAGAAGTGGAACGCTGAAAAGCGCACTGTGAGAGTGGATGACATAGTCATCATGGAAGATTCCAACTCTGTTCGTGGAAACTGGACCATCGGAAGAATCATTAATGTTTACCCAGGAAGGGATGGCAGAGTTCGAAATGTAAAGATCAAGACGGCAACCTCGGAGTATAAAAGACCTATCACAAAGATTGTGATCATATACCCCGCCGAAGGATACGAGGACTGA